A single genomic interval of Amblyomma americanum isolate KBUSLIRL-KWMA chromosome 11, ASM5285725v1, whole genome shotgun sequence harbors:
- the LOC144110098 gene encoding neprilysin-1-like → MRIPFLASVLLFGVSQAASLLDCTKQPTSKGNLKIRVCKSRVCRNKADEIRKTLSRHADPCQDFYKFVCSGWKKAHPAPKDRARYGPFQVMDEKVHRELRALLRNATHTGKKRQSVTDKAKIAYRSCAANRHPDARSLTFLKRILAKKGLDNWPLARTKVERKNRILVSVERTTDPTETTIDSSDAMTASTDASSGSVGPDSASSKPAVDLTTLTEPTTDWTPPSNWTAREPLMGDYKSLLLKAGMSPLFQLAIVRDSENLSSHNISLDQVTFLLLRRSELMHPDKHANRGRVKAYKSLIQTTLRVMKPNLSRNAAEAVAEDIFNFESELAKRASPEEARRDEWKIHRRTSIRALESMFKGLPLLDLLNNEFRAVNLTLTADENVAIFAIPYFESTTKLLQRVDIRTLYNYVGWRVMQMWAVHVSKKFRSAKQKFKRVAYGLRKDAPLWKKCVKILNTYMHEAVGNLYATHKPAPHVSENVEKLVKEIKTTFRNRLKSITWMDNVTQERAIHKLEEMDSKVGYPPWMVDARYLELIYRNLGPLNSSDPFVEIFYKIYQNYKRSVLMDLRRPFNRTLSWSMAPAAVNAFYDSEANGMVIPSAIQQGPFYQDGLPASLNFGSMGFIVGHVLVHGFDDYGSQYDESGSLRRWWSNDTRRRFMQKAECFVHQYGDIVDKTVNMSLNGRNTLGENIADNGAIRLAFKAYQRMKRRSKAQDLRLPGLKKFSGEQLFFIANAMMWCTNWRKEYLEQHIQYNPHSPSNYRVNIPFKNFPAFSKAFNCTKKSAMYPGKNKCVLW, encoded by the exons ATGCGCATACCATTTCTGGCCAGCGTCCTTCTTTTTGGAGTTTCCCAAGCTGCAAGTTTACTTGACTGCACGAAACAGCCGACATCAAAAG GAAACCTGAAGATACGTGTATGCAAGTCACGAGTGTGCAGAAACAAAG CGGACGAAATTAGGAAGACTCTGAGCAGACATGCAGACCCGTGCCAAGACTTCTACAAATTCGTCTGCAGCGGGTGGAAGAAAGCTCACCCGGCTCCAAAAGACAGGGCTCGCTACGGGCCCTTTCAGGTGATGGACGAGAAGGTGCACCGGGAGCTGAGAG CTCTTCTGCGAAACGCCACGCACACCGGCAAAAAGCGACAGAGTGTCACTGACAAAGCGAAGATTGCATACAGATCGTGTGCAGCAAACC GCCACCCTGATGCACGAAGCTTGACTTTTCTGAAGAGAATTTTAGCAAAGAAAGGCTTGGACAATTGGCCTTTGGCAAGGACGAAGGTAGAACGCAAAAACCGGATCCTGGTGTCAGTGGAAAGGACGACAGATCCAACAGAGACCACAATCGACTCCTCCGATGCGATGACCGCGTCGACAGATGCCAGCAGCGGGTCAGTCGGTCCAGACAGCGCGTCGAGCAAGCCGGCAGTCGATCTTACAACGCTGACGGAACCGACAACCGACTGGACCCCGCCAAGCAACTGGACGGCAAGAGAACCGTTAATGGGAGACTACAAGTCATTACTGCTAAAGGCGGGAATGTCACCACTGTTTCAGCTTGCAATCGTGAGAGATTCGGAAAATCTGTCCTCCCACAATATCAGC CTCGACCAAGTCACTTTTCTCCTCCTAAGGCGAAGCGAGCTTATGCACCCTGACAAGCACGCTAACAGAGGCCGCGTCAAGGCGTACAAATCCCTCATACAAACAACGTTGCGTGTTATGAAGCCCAATTTGAGCAGGAATGCGGCAGAGGCAGTCGCCGAAGACATTTTTAACTTCGAAAGCGAGCTGGCCAAG AGAGCTTCCCCCGAGGAAGCCAGACGTGACGAATGGAAGATACACAGGAGGACCTCAATCCGGGCACTCGAGTCCATGTTTAAGGGC CTTCCCTTGCTGGACCTCCTGAACAACGAATTTCGTGCGGTGAACTTAACACTTACGGCTGACGAGAATGTCGCCATCTTTGCCATTCCGTACTTCGAATCTACTACCAAGCTCCTGCAGAGAGTGGACAT TCGCACGCTCTACAACTACGTCGGCTGGCGCGTCATGCAAATGTGGGCAGTCCACGTCTCGAAGAAATTCCGCAGTGCCAAGCAAAAGTTCAAGAGGGTTGCCTACGGCCTCAGGAAGGACGCTCCTCTCTGGAAGAAATGCGTCAAGATATTGAACACGTACATGCACGAAGCAGTGGGCAACCTTTACGCTACCCACAAGCCTGCGCCACATGTAAGCGAAAAC GTAGAGAAACTTGTCAAAGAAATTAAAACAACGTTTCGCAACCGACTGAAGAGCATTACCTGGATGGATAACGTTACTCAAGAAAGAGCGATTCACAAG TTGGAAGAAATGGACTCAAAGGTTGGTTACCCTCCCTGGATGGTGGACGCCAGATACCTGGAGCTGATCTACAGAAAT CTTGGACCACTTAATTCTAGCGATCCATTTGTGGAAATATTCTACAAAATCTACCAGAACTACAAAAGATCCGTTCTTATGGACCTCCGCCGTCCCTTCAACCGGACTCTCAG CTGGTCCATGGCTCCAGCTGCTGTGAACGCCTTCTACGATTCGGAAGCGAACGGAATGG TTATACCCTCCGCAATCCAGCAAGGGCCCTTTTACCAGGACGGGCTACCGGC TTCCCTGAACTTCGGGTCCATGGGCTTCATAGTTGGCCACGTGTTGGTGCATGGCTTTGATGATTACG GAAGTCAGTACGATGAGAGTGGGAGCTTGAGACGCTGGTGGAGCAACGACACTCGTCGGCGTTTCATGCAAAAAGCGGAGTGCTTTGTTCACCAATACGGCGACATTGTTGATAAGACCGTGAACATGTCG TTGAACGGAAGGAATACCCTTGGAGAAAATATTGCGGACAACGGAGCCATTCGACTCGCCTTCAAG GCATACCAAAGAATGAAAAGACGCTCAAAGGCGCAAGATCTTCGACTTCCCGGCCTGAAAAAATTTTCTGGTGAACAACTCTTTTTTATCGCAAATGCAATG ATGtggtgcaccaactggcgcaaagAGTACCTGGAGCAACACATACAATACAATCCCCACAGCCCCAGCAATTATAG AGTGAACATTCCTTTCAAGAACTTTCCAGCCTTCTCGAAAGCCTTCAATTGCACGAAGAAATCGGCGATGTACCCGGGAAAAAACAAATGTGTCCTCTGGTAG